The Anser cygnoides isolate HZ-2024a breed goose chromosome 20, Taihu_goose_T2T_genome, whole genome shotgun sequence genome contains the following window.
GCAGCCTTGCAgcacctgctgctccccaaaacagcctctgctgctggcactcGCCGCCAAGAGGCTGCAGGGCCCTGCCCCGGCGCTGGGCTCAGCGtttcttcccctgccctgccccaggacAGCAGCTTCCCCGCGCTGCAGCGGCCTTGAAGATGAGATGCAGGGAGGGGGCAGCCCTTCCACCTCCTTTGTGCAGGCAGGAAGCGAGACTTCCCAGCTGGGCTTgatttaaaattgaattttaatcTCCTTTCATCTTCCAAAGGGAGCAGCGCGGCCTGGAGACGCTGCTGCCACGGCCTTGAGACTGATTTGTATTGTACCGGAGGGCAGATTCATTTCCTCTCAGGAACAGAGCccagcacaaaacaaaaagcccaacCACCGAAAAAAACAATCGTATCCCGGCGGGACTGGGCTGTCTGCTCGGCGGAGGGGATggctctttcccttccctccttacACCCCAGCGGATGTGGCCCCGTGCCGCCGCTGGGGCATTGTCCCCGCTCCCCCGCGGGTGGGCCACCGGGGAGGCGGCTGGAGAGAAAGGGCCGAGCCCGGGCCACGAGGACGGAGGCGGCGTCCCCGTACCTGCGTCATTTCCAGGGCGTTCATCACAGCCGCGAAGCTGAACATGTTCCCCATGGTGCTCTTCAGCTCGGCCGCCAGCTGGATGGTTTTGTGCAGCAGGGCCGCCCGCTCCTCCGTGCTGCCCGTGCAGCCCAGGATGTCCACGGCGATCATGATGGACATGGTGTGGAACCTGCCGCGGGGCGAGAGGCAGAGCACGGGGCTCAGCACGGGGACGAGGCGCTGGGGATGCTCCCGCCGCCGTCCcggcagagctcagcacccccaggggtgccgtgtccccccccccccgcgtgccgcccccggggagcggggctgtcACCCCGTGCCGTACCGTTCCAGCAGGTCGAGCCGGAGCTggtggccgtggggcagggtgAGCAGCTCCATGCCAGAGCTCACCCCCATGAGCCGCTGCGCCTCTGCAGTTACGCCCAGTATCCGAGCGACCTGGCAAGAAAGGCGAGAGGCGATTAGACCTTTGTTAATCGAGGAGAGGCTGGGCAGCCTCGGGCAGCTCTTCGCTGCCACCCGGCCTCCGCCTGCCCCAGCTGGTgcggggaggcagagctgagctgggaCGCTCTGATTTTTGGGGATGCTGCGGTGCCGGGGGATGCTCTGCTCCCCTGGAGCAAACGGAGGGGTAGCGGCGCCCGTCCCTCCCACCTGGCCCCGGCCGTACCACGCAGTCCACTTTGGTGATGTGTTTGGCGAGCGTCTTCGCGTCCACCTCCGCCAGCAGCTCCTTGACCTTCTTGAGCACGGCCATCTCCAGGGGCTTGTTCTCCAGGGGGATGAGCAGGGACTGGAAGGCGGCAGGGTTGAAGGAGGAGCTCATCTCCACGGTGGGGGGCACGAAGCCCACGAAGTCCCGCTCTCCTTTcagcctctgccctgcctcCGCCTCCCCGGAGCCGTTCTCCACAGTCCCTCTCTGTCCTTCCTCCACCTTTAGCCTCTCCACGTAGCTCTTTGCTGGCTTGGTGTCATGAGCCGGCCGCTCCCTGCCGACGGGCGAGGTGGGGTGCAGCTGGCAGTAGTGCCCCGTGTCCGGGTCGCTGTAGCTGTTCacggagggagagggggaggcaCGAGCGTAGCCGTGGCAGGGAGTGGAGTGGGTGCTGTGGGCAGGGTCCGGGAGAGGTTTGCTGTTGCTCCCCGGGCACAGCTGGGGCTCGCTGGACCTTCTGATGACCGGGGAGGCCGGGGCGATCCCGGCCGCTTGGCAGGTGTGTGGCTTTAGCCGTGTAACTGCGGGGAGCAGGAGAGAGCCTGTTAGCAGAGCCTGGAGGCGTACACGCGCCGAGAACGCCGCAGCCTGGGGTTGGGGAGCTCAGGGAAAGCCCCTGCggccccagtggtgccacgaCAGGACCCAGCCCGGTCCCAGGAGAGCTGCATGGCCGCACTGTGGTCAGCTTCACGCCCAGGGGCTCGTCTTTACAGCCAGCTCCGTCCccctccccacatccctgcGTCATGCCAGTGCTGAGCTCAGCCCGAGCcgtgtccccgctgtccccaggccATGCCTACCCGTGCTGTAGGCGGGCGACGTGGGGTTCTCTGAGATGGGCGACATCGGCGCGTGCAGGTCCTGGATCTGGTCCACGCTGACGGCGCAGTTGCGGATGATGTCCCTGTGGTGCGGCAGGGACacgctggggagggggcaggcagAGCGTTAGTCTGGCACTCGGGCaagggcagaggggctgggacAAGGATttaccacccccccccagcactgccccctTCCGCTACCACCAGCAACAAGCGGAACCCTAACGAGCTCAGCTGGAGCCTGAGCTGGGAACAGCAGGGGACCTCTATAAagcagaggcagctctgctgcaaggagcctggtgctgggggaaAGGAGCAGGGCTTGGCTCCGCTGtgccccggggtgctggggaaggggtcCGGTAAGACGCAGCGGGACGGTTTTCTAGTGCTGTGGTGCCTGGCTGCAAGGCGTGATGTTTTACTGATGCTGGGTGTGTTTCTCTGCCTGAGAGCCGCATGGTGGTCGGGTGAGCGCTCTCTCTCGCAATGGTTGGGAGAGGTAAACGTGCCTGGAGGCTGGACTCGGGGCCCAGCTGGCTCGCACGAGAGCAGAGAGGCGCTGCGGGCTGCGAGCTGTGGCGCACGCGCTCCCGTAGCACACCGGGAGGTCCTGTGGGGCAGCGGTCACAGCCTGACGCGTGCCGTGAGTCAGCGGTGTCGCAAGAGGTGCTGTGGTGGGCTGAGCGAGGGGagtgctgcagggaggcagggcagcTGTCCTCCCCGCGGCGTGCCTGGCCTCGAGCACCACGCGTCCGCGATGGGAGGAGGACAGGTGAGCAGCAGCGGCGGTGGGACGTTTGGGGAAATGGGAGTGGTGAGGAAAGGCATTTCCAGAAGAGCCCAGACCCATCAGCATGCGCTCTCCTGGAAGCCTGGCTgtttccctcttccctgcagtAACGGCTGGttgtctgctttctgctgccgTGCTCCCACCCTGCCCTCGGGCTGAGAAGGTCGGGGTGTGAGAAGGCAGCTTGGCTCTAAGGCACGCTGGGGGCCAGGCTGTGCCTGCTGGGGGTGCAGGAGCGGAGGCAGGTCCCTTGGGCTCTGTGTGGGGACCTGTGTGAGTGTGCCCTGCCTTCCCGGGCAGGGTCTGGGCACCCTGAGGCTGCCAAAAGAAAGCCTCATGAAGGAAATCTCCACCCCTCCTGAGAAGCCCAGGTACTGCAAGGTTCAGTGTGAGCAGGGGGCCTTGCAGGGCTGTGCAGACCCCTGCCAGCGCAGCTCCATCATCTCCTCTTGGCAACTCCTTGCAAATGCCCCAGTGGAAAGGGCTCTAAAACAAAACGAGCCTCCAGAAACGACCCAACAAATGCCCTCGTGGTGGCTGCGGAGgctcagcactgctggcagctggCCCAGGGGAATACCCCAGCTTCAGCTGGGTGCTGGTTCTTCCTCCTGGGCATCCGCTGGTCCCTGCCTGCGTTGGGGCAGTTCCCAAACCCTGCACCTGCCTTGTCCCCGGGGGCTGATCCCCTGCCCAGGCGGCACAGGGCCCCGCACTCACCTGGTGGGGCACCCCTCGGCCCTGGTGATCTTGTCGGCCGTCAGGCCGTCCGTCATAGTGATGCTCCTCCTCTTGATGTGCCCCCCTTTCTGGGCGGCTGGGCTGTGGGGCGCCCCGTGCTTCCCGTTGGCGAGCCCATAGCTGGCTTCCAGGTAGCGCAGGGGGAAGGTGCGGTTGATGGGGCAGTAGACGATGGCGCCGCTCTGCTCGGAGATGGCCTTGCGGTTGCCCACGTAGAAGCGGACGAGGGCGGGCACATTGTCGAAGCTCTCCTGCTCGAAGAGGTACTGGACGCGGGTGTGGCCGTCGCTGGACTTCACCGTCGCCTTGTTGATCTTGAAGTGCAGGGGCTCGTTGCGCCAGCGGCACGTCAGCACGTAGTCGCCCAGGCTGGTGAGCGAGTCGCGGATGAGGAAGTCGCCGTTCCTCTGCACGAGGCTCTCCGAGACCTGGCAGGGGACGAGGCGGCGGCTCAGGCACAACCCCGCTGGGTGAACCAGGGGGGCAGGCGTGGACGCTGCCCCACGGTTTTACCCCGGGGCATCAGCTCGTTCCCCTCACCCCCTGCTCTGGGTTTCGGGAGGGCATTCCCCACAAAACCAGGCAGCTTGGGGCTAGCGAAGCCTTTGCCTGGTGGCTCCGCGAGgcctgggggcgctgggagctGCCCGCCCTCCCCGTCCTCACCTCCCGGGGGATGCGGCCGTGGTACCAGGCGTGGCTGCGCAGGTCGGTGCTGCTCAGCTTCAGCTCCTCTTCCAGCTCCTTGTGAAGCTTCTCCGGTGACGAGTCGAGGATGTATTTCTCCTTGGAGAACTgtacggggggggggagagagagagaaaatgtcagCCAGGGCCCTCGCTGCACGCGTGGCAGCTGCTCCCCCGGTGGGTGTGTGTGCGTGGGGTAAGGTGGTCAGGTCCTGCCACTGGGAGCACTTTTGGGGGGTCTCCTGGTGGCGTGTCCCCGTTGTGCCTGACCAAgctgtccctctgccccagctgggagctgagTGTGGCTGGGcaggccctgccccagctccctgccgGCACATCTCCAGGGCATTTCACCATGGGAAATGCTTCTCCAGGAGGAAACCCACGCTGTTCTTCCTCCTGCAGACAGCCGCTGTGATTTCCCCTCTCCGAAGGGTTAACTCGGCTGTGTTTAGCCTGACGGTGGCATGAATAGTAATGACAAATGTAAAGGGAACCTTCTGCATCGAAATGAGCTTTTACCAGCACTGGAGCACCTGAGCCTGGAGGATGCAATTtgcctcctcccttccccagggagATAAGGATGGCGTCACCTCTCCCTCGGCTGCGGCCGCGCTCCCTGCCCGCCACCGTGGCAGGAGCGTTCCCCGAGGGCAGCCCCGGCCACCAGCGGGGCTGCTGCTCGCTTGGGGTTCACAAGATCCCCCTATCATGGACAGGGAAAAGAGGGGGACGTGCGTGccaccagcacagggcagcttgGACGGGGTTAGTGGGGTGCCCGAGCGCTGCAGGCTGCCCGGCTCCTCGGCTCCGCGGTGCCTGTTAGGGCAGGGCGCTGCTGGCGCCGGGGAGGACGGGCACGGGCTTGAAGCCGGTGCCCGATGGCACCGCTCTGGCACTGCTGCGGCAGTGCCGTGCTGCTCCTGGACCTGCTCAGAGCCGACCCTTTGCCAGCAGCGGGTTCTGCGCCCCGAgctgcctccccctgctcctcccgTGGCTGTGAGCAGGGGCAGGTGTGGGGAGCAGCACCGTGCTCCCACCCTGTACCCG
Protein-coding sequences here:
- the SH2D3C gene encoding SH2 domain-containing protein 3C isoform X1, translated to MAMAEGQKRGGFKKFKFFKFKGFGSLSSIPRSFTLRRGAVAPSSSESGEGGLPPHGFLEEPFSSTQDDLNTMPKSPGPYARSSDMYSHMGTMPRQNPGKVGKSPGKGRSTQSCRERGSPRDKMPSTTPVSVPGSPKTPGTPDAGADPFSASGKAEQEEEEALPSHTPMAPMAGVDQEPAGNISCPRTEAPSPRPAPSPAPGTETTARDLLGKGQERPSESSPDSHHNGLESGSEYVKFSKEKYILDSSPEKLHKELEEELKLSSTDLRSHAWYHGRIPREVSESLVQRNGDFLIRDSLTSLGDYVLTCRWRNEPLHFKINKATVKSSDGHTRVQYLFEQESFDNVPALVRFYVGNRKAISEQSGAIVYCPINRTFPLRYLEASYGLANGKHGAPHSPAAQKGGHIKRRSITMTDGLTADKITRAEGCPTSVSLPHHRDIIRNCAVSVDQIQDLHAPMSPISENPTSPAYSTVTRLKPHTCQAAGIAPASPVIRRSSEPQLCPGSNSKPLPDPAHSTHSTPCHGYARASPSPSVNSYSDPDTGHYCQLHPTSPVGRERPAHDTKPAKSYVERLKVEEGQRGTVENGSGEAEAGQRLKGERDFVGFVPPTVEMSSSFNPAAFQSLLIPLENKPLEMAVLKKVKELLAEVDAKTLAKHITKVDCVVARILGVTAEAQRLMGVSSGMELLTLPHGHQLRLDLLERFHTMSIMIAVDILGCTGSTEERAALLHKTIQLAAELKSTMGNMFSFAAVMNALEMTQIARLEQTWMVLRQRHTEGAILYEKKLKPFLKSLNEGKEGPPLTNTTFPHVMPLVTLLERDDALVDNPEPWESTDNGVEVVMAHLEAARMVAHHGGLYHTNAEVKLQGFQGRAELLEVFSTEFQLRLLWGSRGAESSQAERYEKFDKVLTALSHKLEPAVRFSEL
- the SH2D3C gene encoding SH2 domain-containing protein 3C isoform X2; translated protein: MTAVGRRFPTLGQGSHHNGLESGSEYVKFSKEKYILDSSPEKLHKELEEELKLSSTDLRSHAWYHGRIPREVSESLVQRNGDFLIRDSLTSLGDYVLTCRWRNEPLHFKINKATVKSSDGHTRVQYLFEQESFDNVPALVRFYVGNRKAISEQSGAIVYCPINRTFPLRYLEASYGLANGKHGAPHSPAAQKGGHIKRRSITMTDGLTADKITRAEGCPTSVSLPHHRDIIRNCAVSVDQIQDLHAPMSPISENPTSPAYSTVTRLKPHTCQAAGIAPASPVIRRSSEPQLCPGSNSKPLPDPAHSTHSTPCHGYARASPSPSVNSYSDPDTGHYCQLHPTSPVGRERPAHDTKPAKSYVERLKVEEGQRGTVENGSGEAEAGQRLKGERDFVGFVPPTVEMSSSFNPAAFQSLLIPLENKPLEMAVLKKVKELLAEVDAKTLAKHITKVDCVVARILGVTAEAQRLMGVSSGMELLTLPHGHQLRLDLLERFHTMSIMIAVDILGCTGSTEERAALLHKTIQLAAELKSTMGNMFSFAAVMNALEMTQIARLEQTWMVLRQRHTEGAILYEKKLKPFLKSLNEGKEGPPLTNTTFPHVMPLVTLLERDDALVDNPEPWESTDNGVEVVMAHLEAARMVAHHGGLYHTNAEVKLQGFQGRAELLEVFSTEFQLRLLWGSRGAESSQAERYEKFDKVLTALSHKLEPAVRFSEL
- the SH2D3C gene encoding SH2 domain-containing protein 3C isoform X3, with amino-acid sequence MTERCSLWSALSAAACCFYRGSFMQVQFSKEKYILDSSPEKLHKELEEELKLSSTDLRSHAWYHGRIPREVSESLVQRNGDFLIRDSLTSLGDYVLTCRWRNEPLHFKINKATVKSSDGHTRVQYLFEQESFDNVPALVRFYVGNRKAISEQSGAIVYCPINRTFPLRYLEASYGLANGKHGAPHSPAAQKGGHIKRRSITMTDGLTADKITRAEGCPTSVSLPHHRDIIRNCAVSVDQIQDLHAPMSPISENPTSPAYSTVTRLKPHTCQAAGIAPASPVIRRSSEPQLCPGSNSKPLPDPAHSTHSTPCHGYARASPSPSVNSYSDPDTGHYCQLHPTSPVGRERPAHDTKPAKSYVERLKVEEGQRGTVENGSGEAEAGQRLKGERDFVGFVPPTVEMSSSFNPAAFQSLLIPLENKPLEMAVLKKVKELLAEVDAKTLAKHITKVDCVVARILGVTAEAQRLMGVSSGMELLTLPHGHQLRLDLLERFHTMSIMIAVDILGCTGSTEERAALLHKTIQLAAELKSTMGNMFSFAAVMNALEMTQIARLEQTWMVLRQRHTEGAILYEKKLKPFLKSLNEGKEGPPLTNTTFPHVMPLVTLLERDDALVDNPEPWESTDNGVEVVMAHLEAARMVAHHGGLYHTNAEVKLQGFQGRAELLEVFSTEFQLRLLWGSRGAESSQAERYEKFDKVLTALSHKLEPAVRFSEL